The Sorangiineae bacterium MSr11954 DNA segment CGAGCGGCCATCGGGGGAGGTGACGATGCCATTGCTGTTGTAGCCGTCTCCAAATACGATATCGCCGCTGAGTGGTAGATGTACGACTTGGCTTGGATCGGGTAACTCCCCATTCCTTCCGAACGGAAGCAGGTAAAGTTCCGGAAAAAAAGAATCCGTGAACCAAGCACCGTCGCGTGTAATTACGACATCATTGGCGAGGCTTACGCCATTGGTGAAATGGTAAGTTGCCACCAATTTTCCGGTAAATGCATCGATAATCCGTGCACCTGCCGCACCACAGGCGATGAAAATTCGTCGCCTGAGCTCGTCGGCCTTGAGCCCCCCGCAGGGGATCCCGGGGCCCACGCTCATGATCTTGCCTTGGCCCGTCACCAAATCGGCTCGATAAACCGAGCCATCGGCGAGGGATCCAAAGTAGGCAATCGGCAACATGCCAATTGCGATACCCTCCGGTTGGAATCCGTTGGGAAGCGAAATACTGGTTGGGAAAAGCTCGGGATCGGCCTGCGCCGGCGAAAAAGTCGTGAGGGAAAGCATTGCGGCCAACGCGACCGCAGCTAGTGGACAACGCATCTTCACCCCTCCGAGTTGTCTACATGTGGGTTACTGCGTCGAAACGGTAACCGCGAAGGTATATCGATCGAGCAAGGCCCGTTGTCGAGGGGGGAGGCAAACCACAAAGGCGGAGAAGCACCGCAAGGTGCCTCTCCTGGTAGGTCATCCTTTGCGGGTCATGGCAACCCAGAACGCCAGCACGATGGCACTGAGCGTGGCACCCAAAAGGCACACCCCCGTCCACCCGCCATGTGCATAGGCGGTGGTGGACGCGATGGATCCTGCCGCGCAGCCGATGGAGTAGAAGATCATGTAGCCCGCCGTGAGCCGGCTATGCGTGTCGGGGGGGAGCGCGTGATAAAGGGTGCTCTGGTTCGTCACGTGCGTGGCTTGGAGGCCGAGGTCGAACGTGATCACGCCCAAGACGAGCGCCCAAAGGGATAGGCTCATCATGTAGATCGGCAACCACGAGACGAACATCAGCAGCAGCGCCCCGCCGGTCACCCATCGTTCGTAGCCGCGATCGGCCAACGACCCCGCGCGCGCCGCCGCCAGCGCGCCGGCCGCGCCCGCGAGCCCGAACAAGCCAATGGCCGTATGCGAAAGGGAGAAGGGCGGCGCGCGGAGCGGGAGGACCATCGGCGTCCAAAGGACGGTGGTGGAGGCGAAGATCAAGAGCGCAAAGAGGGCGCGCATGCGCAGCACCCGTTCACGGACGAACAGGGTGAAGACGGACGCAATGAGCTTGGAATAAGGCGTGGTCACCCGCGCGATATCGCGTGCAGGCAATACCCGATAGAGCAAGGTGGTCACCACCAAGGTGAGGACGGCCGAAAAGAAGTACACGGCGCGCCACCCGGCCAGATCGGCGATGGCGCCGGCCACCGTGCGCGCCAGCAGAATGCCGGTCACGATCCCGCTCGTCACGATGCCGACCACGTGCCCCCGCTGCTCGGGCGCCGCCAAGGTGGCGGCATACGCGACCAACACCTGCGTGACCACCGCCAAGAGACCGATGGCCGCCATGGCCGCGAGCAGCAGGGGACCGGTTGGCGCGAGACCCACCCCGGTCAGCGCGATGGCCGACAGGATCGACTGCGTCGTGATCATCGTGCGCCGGTTCAATTTGTCGCCGAGCGGCACCAGCAACAGCAACCCCAGGCCGTAGCCGATCTGGGTGATGGTCACCACGATGCCGAGCACGGCTTGTGACATATCGAACTCCGCCCCGATGGCGTCGAGCAGCGGCTGCGAAAAGTAGACGTTGGCCACCGCCAGCCCGCACGCGACGGAAAACAACAACGTCGCGTAGCGCGATAAGCGCTTCGTCCCCGCGCCATCGCGCGGAGGGGGATCCTCCCGAACGTCGCTGGCTGCGCCTGCTGCGATCTCGTTCTCCGCCGTGATTTCGGTCTGCAAGGTCATGTAGGCCTACCCATCGGAAATGGTTTCATGATAGAACCGTTTCCACGATAGGCCCGGTGGCTCAGAAAGCAAGCCTTGCGTAGGATGGTTGCGAACGACGAAACGACGAACAGCGAGAAAGCCCGAAAGCAGTGAGAAGAAAGAGTCTGGAAGGTGCGGTGTGCCCCGTTGCGCGCTCGCTCGACGCCATCGGCGACTGGTGGTCGCTCTTGATCGTGCGCGACGCCATCGAAGGGGTGCAGCGGTTTGGCGAGTTTCAGCGGAGCTTGGGGCTTGCAAAGAGCATCCTGGCCACCCGCCTGCGGCTCCTCATGGCCAATGGGATCCTCGAGCATGTCCCCTCCGACGACGGAGGCGCGCATGGCCGGTACGTGCTGACCGAGAAAGGGCGCGGGCTGTTTCACGTCATCGTCGCCCTGCGCCAATGGGGCGAGCACCACTGGTACGAGCCCGGCGAACCGCGCTCCGTGTTCCTCCTCGATCGCACCCACGGCCGTCCGGTCCGCACGTTGGAGCTGCGCTCCGAGGACGACCGGGTCCTCGGCGCCGACGACGTCCAGGTGGTGAAAAAGAGACTCCCGCCCGCGTCCGCACCCGCTTCTTCGCGCCGGAGACGAAAGGCGCGGATGGCGAACTAGCGCTGATTCATGCGGTGCTCGGGCTTTGCCGGCCCGCTCAGACGTAGCCGCCGTCGACGTCGATCACCTCGCCGGTGATCCAGCGCGCATCGTCTGCGGCGAGGAACGCCACGACCCCCGCCACGTCCTCGGGCCGGCCGATGCGGCCGAGCGGCGTTCGCTCCAGGAGCGCCCGGGTGTGCGCCTCCGAGCGGACGTGAAGCTCCGTTTCAATGGGCCCGGGCGCGACCACGTTGACGGTGACGTTGCGCGGCCCCCACTCGAGCGTCTGCACGCGCGCCAAGCTCTCGAGCGCGCCCTTGGTCGCGCTGTACACCGCGAGCCCGCGGATGGCATGCCGCGAAACCCCCGACGAGACGTGGACGATCCGCCCGCCCGCGCTCGGGAAGTGACGGAGCGCTTCCTCGCTGGCGAACAAGGGCCCGCGCACGTTCACGGCGAACAGACGATCGAACACCGCCTCGTCGCTCGCGCCCAGCGGGCGATGATCGCCCACTCCGGCGTTGTTCACCAGCACGTCGATCCTGCCGTAGCGCGCGCCCGCCTCGGCGATCGACGCGCGCGCCTCCGCCGCGTCGCCCATGTCCGCGCGAAGGGCGAAGGCGCCACCTCCGAGCTCGCGGACCAGCGCCTCGGCGAGCTCGCGGTTCGTCACATAGCCAATCCCCACCGCCGCGCCCTCGGCCGAGAGCCGCCGCGCGATGGCGGCGCCGATGCCCCGGGAAGCCCCGGTGACCACCGCGACTTTGTTTTCGAGTCTTCTTGCGGCGATCGGGCTTTGATTTTGGGCCAAATGCAGCCTATTTGCGATGGTTTCCGAGCTCATAGGGCGAGCGTACGCGTTGAAGTGAAGTTCAACGCAAGGACGAATTCACGCGCCGGCGGGCCCACGTCCCGAACCACGGCGGGCGCCGGTCCGGCTCAGGGAGGCGATCCGGTGAATGGGCTGCAGCGCATGGATCGCGCGTGAATACGTGCCCGACTGCATGGCGTCTGCCCGCCTTCGCATGTGGGCGCGGTAGTCCGGGCACTGGCTCATCTTCGCGTGCGTGCACGTCGTGACGTGCTGCAGCAGCCCGCGAACGGTGGTGGCGTGCTCGATGAGCCGATCCAGCTCGGCGATGCGCTCCTTGGCGAGCTCTTTGACCTCCGCCATGCCGCTCGCCGACTCGTCGAACAGCCTGCTCATCTCGCTCAGCGTAAACCCCGCCTCCTGCCAATATTCGATGGCCGCCAGCTGGAGCAGCCCCTTCTCATCGTAATACCGGCGCCCCGCAGCCCGCCCCGCCGGCTCCAACAAACCTTCGCGCTCGTAATAGCGAAGGGCCGATGGCGCCACCCCCGCCAGCTCTGCCAATTTTCGGATATCGAGGCGAACCTTCGGCTTTCGAGGGCGCGGGGCCATAAGATTGAAGTGTACTTTAAGTGCCACATTCGACCAATGGCGCCGCCCGCGCGACGGCGCGCCCGAACGCCTGCGCGACGGCGCGCCCGAACGCCCGCGCGACGGCGCGCCCGAACGCTTGTGCGACGGCGCGCCCGAACGCCCGCGCGACGGCGCGCCCGAACGCCTGCGCGACGGCGCGCCCGAACGCTTGTGCGACGGCGCGCCCGAACGCTCGGGCGACCGTAGAACGGTGATTCACGCGCGTCATCCACGTCGCGCGTCGTGGCGTGCGCTCCGAGCCTGCCCGCTATTTCGAAGGCGCCCCCGCGCGCGCCACGAGCACATCGCCCTCGTTCGGCACGCGGATATGGTCGCGGAGCCCGTTGGCGTCGACGAATCGTCTCAAATCGCGCTTCGTCAGCGGGCAATGGTTGATGGCGTCCATGTGCACGGCGACGATCGTCGACGACGGTAAACTTCGCGCCATCTCCGCGAGCTCGGCGCTCGTGAGCGTCATGGTGACGCCGGGCATCAGCACCGGATTGTCTTTCGTGAACTGGCACTCCCCCGTGTTCGCGACGATCGTCTCCGGGTGGGTTGCGCGCAAATGACCTCTCAATCGATCGTCGAGGATGGCGTCGCCCGTGAAGAAGACCCCATTGTTCCTCGTTCTCAAGAGGAACGAAGACGACTCGCCGAACGGCGGCGCCCCGGTCGCGCCTTTGTAGTGGGTCGCCAGGAACCTGGAAATCGTGATGCCTTCCCAGCGGGATTCTTTGTCCACCACGCGCAGGTTCGAGAACCCTTTTTCACGCAGCCTGGCCTCGTCGTACGGCTGGCAGAAGATGAGCGTGTCCTTGGGCAGAATCCTCTCGGCCTCCCCGTCGAAATGATCGGGGTGGTAGTGTGTCAGCAAGACTGCGTCGATATCCGCGATCAATTGCCGCTTGTCGATAAGTAAAGGGATCATGGGTATCTTAATCCCATTCGAATAATCGATGGCTGGTTCGGTGTTCGGATCGCCTAGAATGGGGTCGACCAGGATCTTGATGTTTCTCCGACCCGCGCTCCGGTAGTGAATGGCCACCGTGGCGCTCCGAATGAGCTGCACCTCGGTCACGTCGACCACGTCCATCGTGTCCGTTCCGTTCGCGCCGCCGGCGCCTCCCGCGCCCTTTGGTGCATGTTCCGCCGACGCGCATCCCGATGATGCAAGCACACCAACCAGGGCCGCGAAACACATGGCCCGCTTCTTCTCGTTCATACGGTTTCCCTCGACGACATGAATGACGATGCTGTGCGGGTCACCGTAACGAGCGGGTCGCGCGTCAACCAGGACAATCACCCCTCCTTTCCTGCCACTCCAGCTACTCCGGCCGGTCCCCACCGCGGTGAGCGGGTTCTCCCACGTTGGCGCGCATCTTCGTTTTCCAAATCGGATTTTCGAACGATTTGATACGAAACGATTGGAAGAGAAGGGACGTATGAGTTAAATCGTGGCGCGGCAACGCTCCGCGACGGTATCGACGAATCGATGTCGATCGAGCACACGTTCGGGTTCAACGGCACACGCATCGCGAGGAAATACAATGGACTACGTTGTGATCGGTGCAGGTCCGGCAGGGCTTCAGCTCGGCTATTTTCTCGAGCGGGCAAAGCGGGATTTCGTCATTTTGGAGGCCGGCGAGGGCCCCGGAACGTTCTTCCAAACGTATCCCCGCCATCGAACGCTCATCTCGATCAACAAGAAGTACACGGGCTCGGACGACGCGGAGCTCAACCTTCGCAACGATTGGAATTCGCTCCTCAGTGATCGCGCCGATCTTCTGTTTACGCAATATACCGATCGCTATTTTCCGGCTGCGCCCGATCTCGTCCGCTACCTCGGAGATTTTGCCGCCCGGACGAACTTGCCCATTCGCTATGGCACCCGCGTGGTGCGCGTCGAGCGGGATGGAGAGGGCTTTCGCGTCACCGATCAGGCAGGGCAGACCTATCGCGCGCGTGGCGTGATCGTCGCCACCGGCGTGTCGAAGCCCTATATCCCACCGATCCCTGGGATTGAGACGGCCGATTGCTACGATGCGGTGTCGGTCGACCCCCGCGAGTTCATCGACAAGCGCGTGCTGATCCTGGGCAAAGGGAACTCGGCATTCGAGACCGCCGACAACCTGGTCCCCACGGCGGCCGTCATTCATGTGGCGGGCCCCAGCTCGGTGAAGCTCGCCTGGCGGACGCACTTCGTCGGTCACCTGCGGGCAGTGAACAACAATTTCCTGGATACGTATCAGCTCAAGTCGCAAAATGCCGTTCTCGATGGGCACGTGCAGCGCATCGTGCGGGACGAGTCGGGCTACCGCGTGACCGTCACCTTCTCGCGCGCCAATGAGCTCGCGAAGGAGATCCGGTATGACCGGGTCATCGTTTGCACGGGATTTCGCCTCGATACATCCATCTTTGCGCCCGAGTGTCTTCCTACCCTCGTTCACAAAGACCGCTTTCCCGCGCAAACGTCCGCGTACGAGTCGGTCAATGTGCCCGGGCTTTATTTCGCCGGTACCTTGATGCAAGTGCGCGACTTCAAAAAGTCGACGAGCGGCTTCATTCACGGCTTCCGCTACGGTGTTCGCTCCCTGTTTCGTATTCTCGAACAAAGGTACTTCGGCGCTGCGTGGCCCGCGCTCGAGCTGGCGGCCGATCCCGCGGCGCTCGCCGATGCCGTGCTCGGGCGGGTCAATCGCAGCTCGGCGCTGTGGCAGCAATTTACGTTCATGGGCGATCTCATCACCGTGGATGAAAGCGCCCGCGCGCGCTACCGCGAGGAGCTGCCGGTCGACTACGTGCGCGACGAATTCGGGCGCGAGGCCAGCGCATTCGTCGTGACCTTGGAGTACGGTCCCGACCACGACAAGGTCGACCCCTTCGACATCGACGTGGTGCGCGTCGCCCAGGACGACTCCGAGCGCGCGTTCGATGCGCGGTACCTGCACCCGGTCGTGCGTCATTATCGGCATGGCAAGCTCGCGGCCACGCACCACGTGGCCGAAAACTTGGAGAACGATTGGACCGCCGAGGCGGCACACCGAAGACCGCTTCGAACGTTCTTCGAGAAATGCCTCCACGCGGCGAACGAAGACGCGCTTCCAAAGCCAGGAGCGGCGTCGGCTTCCGCGCCCGCCTGAGGACACCATGCCGTTCGCGTCGGTGAAGGACATGAGGCGAGAAGCCCGGCGCCGGCTGCCGCGCGCGGTCTTCGACTTCTTCGCGGGCGGCGCCGATGACGAGGTCACCTTGCGCGACAACGCGCGGGCGTTCCAGCGCTGGGCGCTCCTGCCTCGCATCCTTCGACCTTGCCCTTCACGCCATTTGGGGGTGTCGCTCTGGAAGAACGACGCCCCGCTGGCGATGCCCATCGTCGCCGCGCCCACGGCCTTTCATCGCCTCGCGCACCCGGAGGGCGAGCTCGGAACCGCGCGCGCCCTGGCCCAGGCCGATGCCCTCTTCATCGTGAGCATGGCGTCGACGGTGGCCCTGGAGGACATCGCCGCGGCGGCCCATGGCGCCGCAAAGAGCGGGCACGCGCGGCTCTGGTTTCAGCTGTACGTTCAGCCCGATCGCGCGTTCACGGCGAGGTTGATCCGGCGCGCGGAGGCCGCGGGCTTCGAGGCGTTGGTCATCACCGTCGACTCGCCCGTGTTCGGGCGCCGCGATCGCGATTGGCGAAATGGCTTTTTCGATCTTCCCGCGGGGCTCTCTTGCGAAACCTTGCGTGAACCGCAGGGCGATGGACAGCTCGGCCCCCCGCGCCCCATCGCATTTTCGGCGGCCTTCTCCTGGTCCATCGTGGACGAAGTGCGCAAAATGACCTCGCTCCCCATCGTGCTCAAAGGCATTTTGCACCCCGCCGACGCGCTGCTCGCGCTCGAGCACGAGGTCTCGGCCATTTACATATCGAACCACGGCGGACGGCAGCTCGATGGAGCTCCCGCGACCCTCGACGTGCTGCCGGCCATCGCCCGGGTGGTGGCCGGGCGTTTACCGATCCTCGTCGACGGCGGCGTGCGCCGCGGAACGGACGTGCTCAAGGCCTTGGCCCTGGGCGCGAACGCCGTGGGCGTGGGGCGCTCCTTGTTGTGGGGGCTCGCCACCGAAGGTCCGGACGGCGTGGCGCGCGTGCTCGCGATGCTGCGCGACGAGCTCGATCGGGCGCTCGCCATGTGCGGGTGCAGCTCGCTCGACGAGGTGAGCCCGGCCCTCGTAGGCCCTCGACGGGAGCCCCTGAAATGATCGGGCTCGGCTCGACCTTCGCGGCGGTGGCGGCCGTGTGCGTTCTCGGGACCTTGCCCGGATGGCTCCCCGCGCTGGTGGTGCGCCTGCGGATGAAGATCTTCACGCGCATCAATGGCGACGAGGGGCTCTCCATTCCAGGCGAGCGCGTCGGCCTCGATCGATACCGGCAGGTCTACGCGCACCCCGCCGCGAACGGCCGCAGCCACGGCGCGGCGCTCTCCGATCTGTTCTGGTATTGGCTTTCGCCCGGGGCCGAGATTCACCAGGAACACCTCGAGGCCGGCGAGCGCTACGAGGACGTCGCGCGCACCACGCGCCGCATTCTGGCATTGGCCCGAAAGGACGCCGAGCGCCTCGCGGACCACTGCGTCGATCGCGTCTTGGACGCGCACGCGCACGACGCCAGAGGCACCCGCGCGGTGCGCCTCCGCGATCTCATGATGCCCATTTGGGCGCGGTTCTATTACGAAGTGGTCTTTGGCGCCCCGTGCCCGAGCCACGCGTGCGCGCTCATCGTCGGCAACGCCCACGACGTGGTGACCTCGCTCAAATGTTGCGGCCTGCGCCATATGGCGAGGCGCCACCGCCTGACCGCGTTCCTGCGCGACGCGCTCGCGCGCGGCGAGGTGCCGCACGAGCTGCCCGAGGGCCTTACGGAGGAGGAGCGAGCCTATTATCTGCAAGGCGTCTTCTTCAACACCGCCATCGTGCAGATGTCGGAGGCCATGACGCACCTTTTGCTCGCCATCGCGCAGCACCCGAACGTGCAGGCCGACCTTCACGCCCGCATGCACGACGATCGCGCGTTCGATGCGGTCATCGCCGAGACCCTCCGCGTCTATCCGCTGTTCGGCATCGCGCATCGCATTACCACGGACGACATTGCTTTGGAGGGCGGCGATGTGCTCCCCAAAGGATCGGTGCTCTGCTTCAATTATCCCGAGTACCACCGCGCCGGGTTCGAGGATCCGGATCGGTTCGATCCGGCGCGATGGGATCGTCTGTCGCCGCGCGAGGCGCGCGAGGCGAATTACATCCCATTCGGGGTGGCGGCCAACCGGCCTTGCCCGGCCCAGGCCGTCGCGCTCACCACCATGCGGGCGGTGGCGCGGGGCATCCTTCGCCGTTACGTTTTGCGTTCGTCGGCCACGCACACCCGGTCGATTCCCAACCGCGGGCCCTGCCTTCTGGTTCCGCGCGAGGCCCGCGAACATGCGAGCTCGAGCCCGGCGCGATCGCTCCGCGCGCGGCTCGCCTGGATGCGCTTCTGCGATCGCTGGGAGGACGTCGGGCGCAGCTTCGTTCAGCTGGTGCTCGGCACGTACATGGTTTGGGACGCCAAGCGCCTCCGCCTTTGCGAGCGCCATTTCGAACGGCAGCGGCTCTCCTCGGAGACGACGCCGCAGCCGCTCGCCCGATCCGGAGGATGCCCATGGACGACGCGATGACCGACGAAGAGCTCCTGCGCACCTGCGCCGCGCGCATTCGCTCCGCTGCCTCGATGATTTGGACGCGCGCATGCGCCGTCACCGCCCCTCGCCCCACGTGAGCATGGAATCGTTGCCCTGAGCCCAGGAGATTGGCCATGTCGTTGCTGCATACGATGGCGCCTGCCGCGGAGACCGCGGTCGGTGCAAAGGCGGAAGAAGTCGTTTTGCATTTGCTGGTTCAGCTCATCGTCATTCTCATCGCGACCCGGATCGTGGTGGCGGTGGTGAAGAAATTCGGCCAGACCGATGTGGCCGGGGAAATTCTGGCCGGGCTCCTGCTCGGTCCGAGCTTTCTGGGCGCCCTGGCGCCCGACGCGATGGCTCATCTCTTCGACGCGAGCACCTCGAAGATCTTCGTCGGCCTGGCGCAGCTCG contains these protein-coding regions:
- a CDS encoding helix-turn-helix transcriptional regulator translates to MRRKSLEGAVCPVARSLDAIGDWWSLLIVRDAIEGVQRFGEFQRSLGLAKSILATRLRLLMANGILEHVPSDDGGAHGRYVLTEKGRGLFHVIVALRQWGEHHWYEPGEPRSVFLLDRTHGRPVRTLELRSEDDRVLGADDVQVVKKRLPPASAPASSRRRRKARMAN
- a CDS encoding MerR family transcriptional regulator — translated: MAPRPRKPKVRLDIRKLAELAGVAPSALRYYEREGLLEPAGRAAGRRYYDEKGLLQLAAIEYWQEAGFTLSEMSRLFDESASGMAEVKELAKERIAELDRLIEHATTVRGLLQHVTTCTHAKMSQCPDYRAHMRRRADAMQSGTYSRAIHALQPIHRIASLSRTGARRGSGRGPAGA
- a CDS encoding MFS transporter, whose amino-acid sequence is MTLQTEITAENEIAAGAASDVREDPPPRDGAGTKRLSRYATLLFSVACGLAVANVYFSQPLLDAIGAEFDMSQAVLGIVVTITQIGYGLGLLLLVPLGDKLNRRTMITTQSILSAIALTGVGLAPTGPLLLAAMAAIGLLAVVTQVLVAYAATLAAPEQRGHVVGIVTSGIVTGILLARTVAGAIADLAGWRAVYFFSAVLTLVVTTLLYRVLPARDIARVTTPYSKLIASVFTLFVRERVLRMRALFALLIFASTTVLWTPMVLPLRAPPFSLSHTAIGLFGLAGAAGALAAARAGSLADRGYERWVTGGALLLMFVSWLPIYMMSLSLWALVLGVITFDLGLQATHVTNQSTLYHALPPDTHSRLTAGYMIFYSIGCAAGSIASTTAYAHGGWTGVCLLGATLSAIVLAFWVAMTRKG
- a CDS encoding MBL fold metallo-hydrolase, which produces MNEKKRAMCFAALVGVLASSGCASAEHAPKGAGGAGGANGTDTMDVVDVTEVQLIRSATVAIHYRSAGRRNIKILVDPILGDPNTEPAIDYSNGIKIPMIPLLIDKRQLIADIDAVLLTHYHPDHFDGEAERILPKDTLIFCQPYDEARLREKGFSNLRVVDKESRWEGITISRFLATHYKGATGAPPFGESSSFLLRTRNNGVFFTGDAILDDRLRGHLRATHPETIVANTGECQFTKDNPVLMPGVTMTLTSAELAEMARSLPSSTIVAVHMDAINHCPLTKRDLRRFVDANGLRDHIRVPNEGDVLVARAGAPSK
- a CDS encoding SDR family oxidoreductase, with product MVTGASRGIGAAIARRLSAEGAAVGIGYVTNRELAEALVRELGGGAFALRADMGDAAEARASIAEAGARYGRIDVLVNNAGVGDHRPLGASDEAVFDRLFAVNVRGPLFASEEALRHFPSAGGRIVHVSSGVSRHAIRGLAVYSATKGALESLARVQTLEWGPRNVTVNVVAPGPIETELHVRSEAHTRALLERTPLGRIGRPEDVAGVVAFLAADDARWITGEVIDVDGGYV
- a CDS encoding NAD(P)-binding domain-containing protein; this encodes MDYVVIGAGPAGLQLGYFLERAKRDFVILEAGEGPGTFFQTYPRHRTLISINKKYTGSDDAELNLRNDWNSLLSDRADLLFTQYTDRYFPAAPDLVRYLGDFAARTNLPIRYGTRVVRVERDGEGFRVTDQAGQTYRARGVIVATGVSKPYIPPIPGIETADCYDAVSVDPREFIDKRVLILGKGNSAFETADNLVPTAAVIHVAGPSSVKLAWRTHFVGHLRAVNNNFLDTYQLKSQNAVLDGHVQRIVRDESGYRVTVTFSRANELAKEIRYDRVIVCTGFRLDTSIFAPECLPTLVHKDRFPAQTSAYESVNVPGLYFAGTLMQVRDFKKSTSGFIHGFRYGVRSLFRILEQRYFGAAWPALELAADPAALADAVLGRVNRSSALWQQFTFMGDLITVDESARARYREELPVDYVRDEFGREASAFVVTLEYGPDHDKVDPFDIDVVRVAQDDSERAFDARYLHPVVRHYRHGKLAATHHVAENLENDWTAEAAHRRPLRTFFEKCLHAANEDALPKPGAASASAPA
- a CDS encoding cytochrome P450, with the protein product MIGLGSTFAAVAAVCVLGTLPGWLPALVVRLRMKIFTRINGDEGLSIPGERVGLDRYRQVYAHPAANGRSHGAALSDLFWYWLSPGAEIHQEHLEAGERYEDVARTTRRILALARKDAERLADHCVDRVLDAHAHDARGTRAVRLRDLMMPIWARFYYEVVFGAPCPSHACALIVGNAHDVVTSLKCCGLRHMARRHRLTAFLRDALARGEVPHELPEGLTEEERAYYLQGVFFNTAIVQMSEAMTHLLLAIAQHPNVQADLHARMHDDRAFDAVIAETLRVYPLFGIAHRITTDDIALEGGDVLPKGSVLCFNYPEYHRAGFEDPDRFDPARWDRLSPREAREANYIPFGVAANRPCPAQAVALTTMRAVARGILRRYVLRSSATHTRSIPNRGPCLLVPREAREHASSSPARSLRARLAWMRFCDRWEDVGRSFVQLVLGTYMVWDAKRLRLCERHFERQRLSSETTPQPLARSGGCPWTTR
- a CDS encoding alpha-hydroxy-acid oxidizing protein codes for the protein MPFASVKDMRREARRRLPRAVFDFFAGGADDEVTLRDNARAFQRWALLPRILRPCPSRHLGVSLWKNDAPLAMPIVAAPTAFHRLAHPEGELGTARALAQADALFIVSMASTVALEDIAAAAHGAAKSGHARLWFQLYVQPDRAFTARLIRRAEAAGFEALVITVDSPVFGRRDRDWRNGFFDLPAGLSCETLREPQGDGQLGPPRPIAFSAAFSWSIVDEVRKMTSLPIVLKGILHPADALLALEHEVSAIYISNHGGRQLDGAPATLDVLPAIARVVAGRLPILVDGGVRRGTDVLKALALGANAVGVGRSLLWGLATEGPDGVARVLAMLRDELDRALAMCGCSSLDEVSPALVGPRREPLK